The window GCTCCTCTCGTCCGCCCAGATGCGAGAGCGCGGCATTGAACCGGCCCCGCTCTCCAAGGGCTCGTTCAAGGACCTCTACTGGACCTTCGCGCAGATGCTGGTTCATCACGCCAGCAACGGGTGCAACCTGCAACCGGGCGACCTCCTCGGATCGGGCACCATCTCGGGGACCGCCCCTTCCACCCGCGGATGCCTCCTCGAACTCACCTGGCAGGGCAACGGGCCCGACAAGAAGCCCCTGCCGCGCCAGCCGGTCACCCTGCCGACCGGCGAGACCCGCTCGTTCCTTCAGGATGGAGACGAGGTCATCATGAGAGCCGCGTGCGAGCGAGAAGGGTTCCGGCGGATCGGATTCGGCGAATGCCGGGGGACGATCCTCGCGGCGACCGAGTCCCCGTCGTAGGTCACCGATTCGGCGACTCTTCCCTGAATATCGCGGCGCACGCCGTGTGCCCGTGGAGGAAGACCTCGTCGCCAACAGGACCGATCTCGCCACCGGCGAAGAACCCGGCGAGCGGCGGGCTCGCGGACCTCGCCGCGGTCGTCCCGGCAGCGCCTGCCGGCTCGATTTTCCGGCCCGCCCGGGCCCGCTCCTCCCCGCTCACCTCGGGCAGAAACGCGCGGCAGATCGCGGCGGCGTCATGATTCGGCTCATCAAAGAGCCGCATGCCACGCCCATTGCAGGTGAACAGGAGAGTCCCTGCGGGCTCGCCGTAAAGCTGCTGGGCGTCCAGCAGTAGGCCGAGGTCCTCGGAGGCCGTGGCCGCGTCCCTCATGTGGAACCGCACCGTCTGCCCCGCCCGCATGACCTCGGCTACCGCGAGCACGCCCGCCTCCTGATCCGCGCCGACAACATTGCGGATCAGGAAGTCGCCCCGGCCGAACCGCTCCTTGTACTCGTTGACGACACGGCCGATGAACACCCCGCGCCGGAGTTGTTCGCGCAGCGGCTCGTCCATCGACATGATGGCCTCATGGAGCACCTCGAGGGCCTTGCGCCCCCCGAGGGAGTGGATCATCTGTCCCTTGGCACCAGTGACGATCATCGTTGGCCCGAACGGTCGGCATCCCTGCGAAACCAGCGGGTCGACCCTGATCGCCCCGTTGAGGCTCACCCCGACATAGCCGGACTGGAACACTCCATCGTCCAGCAACAGCACGTTCCCCCCGGGCCTCATCGCGCCCGAAGCCATACCACCAATGATCGGACCCCGCCGATCTCCGGTGACCCGAGGCCGTGCTGCCGAGAGCAGCGGCAGCAGGGTGTTCATGGCGACGCTGAAGGGGTCGACAAGGAGCAGGGTCGCCCGGTAGTCCGCCCTCATCCCGGTGGCGGCCCGCATCGCATCAAGGTCCGGCGCCACTCCCGGCAGCATGGCGGGCATCTGGTCCGTTCGGAACGCGTGCAGCCCAACCCCCGGCATCGCGGCCGCCAGCATCGAGATGCCGGCGGCACCCTCCAACTCCACCTCACCGCCCAGCACCGTCTCGCCGCTGCAGCCGATGAGGCACTTGGGACCCAGCCGGCGCCGGATCAGCCTGCCAAGGGCG of the Phycisphaeraceae bacterium genome contains:
- a CDS encoding FIST C-terminal domain-containing protein is translated as MAGSGHGGELGTGDARRGASRGLRMAHGLSGNVDTLRAAEQVCEQVAAGLDRASPDLVTVFFTSQHAEMAGALGRLIRRRLGPKCLIGCSGETVLGGEVELEGAAGISMLAAAMPGVGLHAFRTDQMPAMLPGVAPDLDAMRAATGMRADYRATLLLVDPFSVAMNTLLPLLSAARPRVTGDRRGPIIGGMASGAMRPGGNVLLLDDGVFQSGYVGVSLNGAIRVDPLVSQGCRPFGPTMIVTGAKGQMIHSLGGRKALEVLHEAIMSMDEPLREQLRRGVFIGRVVNEYKERFGRGDFLIRNVVGADQEAGVLAVAEVMRAGQTVRFHMRDAATASEDLGLLLDAQQLYGEPAGTLLFTCNGRGMRLFDEPNHDAAAICRAFLPEVSGEERARAGRKIEPAGAAGTTAARSASPPLAGFFAGGEIGPVGDEVFLHGHTACAAIFREESPNR